NNNNNNNNNNNNNNNNNNNNNNNNNNNNNNNNNNNNNNNNNNNNNNNNNNNNNNNNNNNNNNNNNNGCCTTTGATCTTAAGCCCCTCTGTTCGTTTGCCTTTCTCTCAAGCCCCCGACGCGGCCTAATTTTGGCTCGCTTGCCCCTCGAGCGCTGTTATCTATTCATTTAGCGCATAAGGAAAGAATCTGGACTTAACAAATTTGGAAATGCCAAATCTGCCCTCGTCCAGTTTTCCTCAAACGCACGAGACAAAGGCCCGAGGCCTGGCCCGTTCTTCATTCTATCTCCCCTCCCCGACTTGACCTAGCCGCCAGCCGCTAGTCGCCAGTCGCCAGAGCCGCTGCGCCCGCCGTCCGCCGCCCTGCTCCGCCGCGTTTCCCCCCCATCCGCCGCCTCCCATCGCTGGCCCAAGGTAAGGCAACCTCTTCCCCTTTGTATTTTTCACAGATTTTGTGCTCTTCTTCTGGTACAGTCTCTAAATCGTGGAACCCTAGGTTTTGTGTGTGATTTGCATGGGATTTGAGTGGGAGGGGCTGGATTGACTAAGGGGTGTGATGGATCTGAAAAGGTAACATCATATTCCCCTGTTCTAATTGATGTATGCATGAGTTTTGGTGTGTGCATTTTCTGATTTTTTCTGTCTATATTGAATAGGATCGATGCAATGTCTGTGCATGATTCTAACCAATCCAGTGTGATAAACCTAACCACGGGGGCGATCTCAGGCAATGAAGTAGAAAATGGTCGTGCTACTATTGATTGGTCAAGCCTTGTGATTGAACCAGAAAATGATGGGGATGAAAAACCGCCGGACGAGAAAGCCATGTTTGCTCTGTTTGGTTTAAAAACAGAGCCGGATGAGAGAGCAACTGCCGTTCCTACTCCTGATGTGGAGTCTGACTTACATGATATCAAAGATGCAGATATTGTTGTTGATGATAAGGCGCCAGAGGAGCCACTTATTGCCTGGGATGAACGAAACCCAGCCATGGATATAGGGACACCTTATCCTAACATGGTTGAATTTAGAAAGGCTTTAAAACAGTGGGCGGTCAATGGAGAGTTTGAATATGGCACCCAAAAAAATGAGCCAGGGAGGTTTCGGGCTTTTTGCAAAGGTCATTCCATAATAGGTGACCCTTGCAACTGGGCTTTAACTGCTAGTTGGCAAAGGGATGAAAATTGTGTGATGGTAACTGCCTTTTTGCTGCTAGGGCATATAGGCCGGAAGAATATCAACATCACATGGCAAAGGTATTTGATGCATCTGAAAAAGTATATCCTTACCTTAGGGATTACCATAATCTGTTATGGATGAGGTGCATGTTCAACCCTGCCATCAAGTGTGACTACATAAATAACAATCTCGCCGAGTGCTTCAACTCTTGGGTGCGAGATATCAAGGACTTGCCGATTGTTCAGCTAGCTGACAAGATTAGAGAGATGATTATGGAACTAtttagaaaaagaagaatgattggAGAAAGATTTACAGGGATAATACTTCCATTTGTCATACACCAACTAAATGCAAAGACTCGAGGACTAGGTCATCTCAAGGCTAAAGCATCAGCTGATTGGAGTGGGGAAGTGAAAAATGCTAACAAAGAGGATGAAAGACATGTGGTCAAAACTCTCACACATGAATGTACATGTCTGCAATGGCAGCACACGGGCAAGCCTTGCGACCATGCACTAGCCTTCATAAATGTCTTGCAAGCTCGCAACTTTGTTAACATGGAGGACTATGTACATGAGTACTACTCAGTTAGCAGATTTAGGGCAGCATATGAAGGTGTAATTGAACCCCTTACGGACAAGAATCAATGGCCACACGTGGACACAGGCTTTGTGTTGCGTCCACCAATTCCAAtaggcaagaagaaaggtgctggAAGAACAAGAAAACAGAGGATAAAGAGTTGGTGGGAAGGTGGATCAAGTAAAGGATCCTTGAACAAATGCAAAAAATGTGGGGAGATAGGACATAGAGAAGCTGGTTGTCCTCAAAATGgaacaaagaaaaggtacatagtaGTACTTGTTGCTGTTTTCTATTTATAATACCATGGTTGTTTTACATTAAAATAGTTCTAATTGCTTCTTTTTGTAGAAAAAGTAGGGGGGAAAAGAATCCATCTCCATGGTTTGATGTTTCCGTTAGCAATGCCGTTCCATCTACACCAACCAAGAGCAAGAATGATGCCACTTGTAGCAGTCCTGGAGCTGTCACAAGAAGCCAAGCTGCAGCTCAAGCTAGTCCTGGACCTGTCACAAGGAGCCAAGCTGCTACCCCACCACCAAAACCTCCagcaaaaggaaagaagaagaaaatgacacCTAAGAAGAAGAAATTAAGCGACCTGTGAGCTTGTTTGTGGCTGTGATGAACTTGGCTGTTAGTGGAGACTCACTTTTATTGTTGTGTATGTGAGATGCAAACTCACTTTTATTTGGTCTGTAAGTGAGGTAGAGACTCACTTTTATTTCCTATGTATGTGAGGTAAAGACTCACTTATTTTGCTGTCATGAAGTCCTGTAGAACATGGCTGAATTATTCTCTATGCTATCATTGAATCATTGTGACCCTATATTATTTCCAGTCTGTTTGTGTGGAAGCCTATTGATTACAGCAA
Above is a window of Triticum dicoccoides isolate Atlit2015 ecotype Zavitan chromosome 5B, WEW_v2.0, whole genome shotgun sequence DNA encoding:
- the LOC119307746 gene encoding uncharacterized protein LOC119307746, with protein sequence MEDYVHEYYSVSRFRAAYEGVIEPLTDKNQWPHVDTGFVLRPPIPIGKKKGAGRTRKQRIKSWWEGGSSKGSLNKCKKCGEIGHREAGCPQNGTKKRKSRGEKNPSPWFDVSVSNAVPSTPTKSKNDATCSSPGAVTRSQAAAQASPGPVTRSQAATPPPKPPAKGKKKKMTPKKKKLSDL